A genomic window from Cryobacterium sp. SO2 includes:
- the ruvA gene encoding Holliday junction branch migration protein RuvA has translation MISSLRGPVLSALGTTVVIEVGGVGLAVQVTPATALTARIGSETRLSTTLIVREDSLTLYGFPSADELAVFELLVGVTGVGPKSALGVLAVLTPNQIAHAVNAEDDAVFRKVSGIGPKTAKLIVLSLVGKVAVTTAPAAPGRPGVATATVGASVQAALIGLGWSERVASQAVDEILAGSTAEFDAEEAGVAAVLRLALAKLGPAQHSGASNAAERRS, from the coding sequence GTGATCTCTTCTCTGCGTGGCCCAGTCCTTTCCGCCCTGGGCACGACCGTGGTGATCGAGGTCGGCGGCGTCGGACTCGCCGTGCAGGTCACCCCCGCCACGGCCCTGACTGCCCGGATCGGCTCCGAGACGCGCCTCTCGACCACGTTGATCGTCCGCGAGGATTCGCTGACCCTGTACGGCTTCCCCAGCGCCGACGAACTCGCCGTCTTCGAACTGCTGGTCGGCGTCACCGGCGTCGGTCCGAAGTCGGCCCTCGGCGTGCTCGCGGTGCTCACGCCGAACCAGATCGCGCACGCGGTGAACGCCGAAGACGACGCGGTGTTCCGTAAGGTCAGCGGAATCGGTCCTAAGACCGCCAAGCTCATCGTGCTGTCCCTGGTCGGCAAGGTCGCCGTAACCACTGCCCCGGCTGCCCCCGGCCGCCCCGGTGTGGCCACGGCAACCGTCGGCGCCAGTGTGCAGGCCGCGCTGATCGGCCTGGGCTGGTCCGAACGTGTTGCGAGCCAGGCAGTCGACGAGATCCTCGCCGGCAGCACCGCCGAGTTCGACGCGGAGGAGGCCGGTGTTGCCGCTGTGCTCCGGCTCGCCCTCGCCAAACTCGGCCCCGCGCAACACTCGGGCGCGTCCAACGCCGCGGAGCGTCGCTCATGA
- a CDS encoding bifunctional (p)ppGpp synthetase/guanosine-3',5'-bis(diphosphate) 3'-pyrophosphohydrolase: MTETTTPSSASLRRLVPRIFSRAQPAGAVDTLLKTVRTHHPKVDLSIIERAYTAAERAHEGQKRRSGEPYITHPVAVAQILADLGIGPKTVAAALLHDTVEDTDYTLDQLRADFGDEITMLVDGVTKLDKVKYGDSTQAETVRKMIVAMSKDIRVLIIKLADRLHNARTWGFVPAESATRKATETLEIYAPLAHRLGIQTIKWELEDLSFGVLYPKLYAEIESLVKQRTPQREEFVQYVIDAINDDLKAARIRGKVAGRPKQYYSIYQKMVVRGREFDEIYDLVGIRVLVNSVRDCYAVLGAIHARWTPLPGRFKDYIATPKFNLYQSLHTTVLGPSGRPVEIQIRTQEMHERAEFGVASHWKYKEQVNGKSSGPGPQSDTDMAWLAHISDWQAETADPNEFLDSLRYEIGAKEVYVFTPKGRVIGLPADATPVDFAYAVHTEVGHRTMGAKVNGRLVPLESSLTTGDVVEVFTSKNPDSGPSQDWLNFVKSPRARNKIRQWFTKERRDEAIEQGRDAIARAMRKQNLPLQKLMNQDSFAEVAAVMRYEDVSALYAAVGEGHVSTQSVLEKVVATLQSVEESDATDLPFAPNGRTQTLRNNDSGILVRGAPDILVKLARCCTPVPGDKIVGFITRGSGVSVHQFDCHNVQSLLKEPERMIDVDWAPTSKSLFLVQIQIEALDRSGLLSDVTRVLSEHHVNILSATVHTSSDRLAISRFVFEMGDTTHLDRVLNAVRRIDAVYDVYRVSDG, from the coding sequence ATGACTGAGACCACCACGCCATCCTCCGCGTCCCTGCGCCGCCTGGTGCCGCGTATCTTCTCCAGGGCGCAGCCCGCCGGGGCCGTCGACACGCTCCTGAAGACCGTGCGGACGCACCACCCCAAGGTGGACCTCTCGATCATCGAGCGGGCGTACACGGCCGCGGAGCGTGCCCACGAGGGTCAGAAGCGCCGCAGCGGCGAGCCGTACATCACGCATCCCGTCGCCGTCGCGCAAATCCTGGCCGATCTGGGTATCGGGCCGAAGACCGTGGCCGCGGCCCTGTTGCACGACACCGTCGAGGACACCGACTACACCCTCGACCAGTTGCGCGCCGACTTCGGCGACGAGATCACCATGCTGGTGGATGGCGTCACCAAGCTCGACAAGGTGAAGTACGGCGACAGCACCCAGGCCGAGACCGTGCGCAAGATGATCGTCGCGATGTCCAAGGACATCCGGGTGCTGATCATCAAACTCGCCGACCGGCTGCACAACGCCCGCACCTGGGGCTTCGTGCCCGCAGAATCCGCGACCCGCAAGGCCACAGAGACCCTCGAGATCTACGCCCCGCTCGCGCACCGGCTGGGTATCCAGACCATCAAGTGGGAGCTCGAAGACCTCTCCTTCGGTGTGCTCTACCCCAAGCTGTACGCGGAGATAGAAAGCCTGGTCAAGCAGCGCACTCCGCAGCGCGAAGAATTCGTGCAGTACGTCATCGACGCGATCAACGATGACCTCAAGGCCGCCCGCATCCGCGGCAAGGTGGCCGGCCGGCCCAAGCAGTACTACTCGATCTACCAGAAGATGGTGGTGCGCGGCCGCGAGTTCGACGAGATCTACGACCTGGTCGGCATCCGCGTTCTGGTCAACTCCGTGCGCGACTGTTACGCGGTCCTCGGCGCCATCCATGCCAGGTGGACACCGCTGCCCGGCCGGTTCAAGGACTACATCGCCACCCCCAAGTTCAACCTGTACCAGTCCCTGCACACCACTGTGCTCGGCCCGAGCGGACGCCCGGTCGAGATCCAGATCCGTACCCAGGAGATGCACGAACGCGCCGAATTCGGCGTGGCCTCGCACTGGAAGTACAAGGAGCAGGTCAACGGCAAGAGCTCCGGCCCCGGCCCTCAGAGCGACACCGACATGGCCTGGCTCGCCCACATCTCCGACTGGCAGGCCGAGACGGCCGACCCCAACGAGTTCCTCGACTCCCTGCGCTACGAGATCGGCGCCAAGGAGGTCTACGTCTTCACCCCCAAGGGGCGCGTAATCGGCCTGCCCGCCGACGCCACCCCGGTGGACTTCGCCTACGCCGTGCACACCGAGGTGGGCCACCGCACCATGGGCGCCAAGGTCAACGGGCGCCTTGTGCCGCTGGAGAGCTCGCTCACCACCGGTGACGTCGTCGAGGTCTTCACGTCGAAGAACCCGGACTCCGGGCCGAGCCAGGACTGGCTGAACTTCGTCAAGAGCCCCAGGGCACGCAACAAGATCCGCCAGTGGTTCACCAAGGAACGTCGCGACGAGGCCATCGAACAGGGCCGCGACGCCATCGCCAGGGCCATGCGCAAGCAGAACCTGCCGCTGCAGAAACTGATGAACCAGGACTCGTTCGCCGAGGTCGCCGCGGTCATGCGTTACGAGGACGTCTCGGCGCTCTACGCCGCCGTCGGCGAAGGTCACGTCTCCACCCAGTCGGTGCTGGAGAAGGTCGTCGCGACGCTGCAGAGCGTGGAGGAGAGCGACGCCACCGACCTGCCCTTCGCCCCGAACGGTCGCACCCAGACCCTCCGCAACAACGACTCCGGCATCCTCGTGCGCGGCGCGCCCGACATCCTCGTCAAGCTCGCCAGGTGCTGCACCCCGGTTCCCGGCGACAAGATCGTGGGCTTCATCACCCGTGGCTCCGGCGTCTCCGTGCACCAGTTCGACTGCCACAACGTGCAGTCATTGCTCAAGGAGCCTGAGCGGATGATCGACGTCGACTGGGCGCCGACCTCGAAGAGCCTGTTCCTGGTTCAGATTCAGATCGAGGCGCTCGACCGCTCCGGCCTGCTCTCCGACGTCACCCGGGTGCTGTCCGAACACCACGTCAACATCCTCTCGGCCACCGTGCACACCTCCAGCGACCGTCTGGCCATCAGCCGGTTCGTGTTCGAGATGGGCGACACCACCCACCTGGACAGGGTGCTGAACGCCGTGCGCCGCATCGACGCCGTCTACGACGTCTACCGGGTCAGCGACGGCTGA
- the ruvC gene encoding crossover junction endodeoxyribonuclease RuvC — protein MTVRVLGIDPGLTRCGVGIVDVAANRSATLVDVQVLRSSPDLALERRLLLISEGIEELLDKHKPAFVAIERVFAQQNVSTVMGTAQISGVALMLAAKRGLTVTLHTPSEVKAAITGYGSADKKQVGTMVARVLGLAEIPKPADAADALALAICHAWRTGVGGGVLPTSGAVAAGRRSTPSLSPGALTPAQRAWRNAERGGV, from the coding sequence ATGACGGTCAGGGTGCTGGGCATCGACCCCGGCCTGACCCGCTGCGGCGTCGGGATCGTCGACGTCGCAGCGAATCGATCGGCGACCCTCGTGGATGTCCAGGTGCTGCGCAGCTCACCCGACCTCGCCCTGGAGCGCCGGCTGCTGCTGATCAGCGAGGGCATCGAAGAACTCCTGGACAAGCACAAGCCGGCCTTTGTCGCCATCGAGCGCGTCTTTGCACAGCAGAACGTCAGCACGGTGATGGGCACCGCGCAGATCAGCGGGGTGGCGCTGATGCTCGCCGCCAAGCGCGGCCTCACCGTCACCCTGCACACCCCCAGCGAAGTGAAGGCCGCGATCACGGGATACGGGTCTGCCGACAAGAAGCAGGTCGGCACCATGGTGGCCCGGGTGTTGGGCCTGGCCGAGATCCCGAAACCGGCGGACGCCGCCGACGCTCTCGCGCTGGCGATCTGCCACGCCTGGCGCACCGGCGTTGGTGGGGGAGTGCTGCCCACGAGCGGTGCGGTCGCCGCAGGCCGGCGCTCCACCCCCTCGCTGAGCCCCGGCGCGCTCACGCCGGCGCAGCGCGCTTGGCGGAACGCCGAACGCGGCGGCGTGTGA
- the yajC gene encoding preprotein translocase subunit YajC — MLAVLALLVFFMFRNGRKRQKDTLSLQSKMVPGADVMTNFGLYGTIVSIDEEENKVALEIAPGTIVQIHRQTIARVVEPTVVGDDVVLDETVDSDAGTPSITGEPEYGQRADFEPTTDDAQTDTNTEPKKGDA, encoded by the coding sequence ATGCTCGCCGTTCTGGCGCTGCTTGTCTTCTTCATGTTCCGCAATGGCCGTAAGCGCCAGAAGGACACGTTGTCGCTGCAGTCGAAGATGGTTCCCGGTGCGGACGTCATGACCAACTTCGGCCTCTACGGCACCATCGTGTCCATCGACGAGGAAGAGAACAAGGTCGCCCTCGAGATCGCACCCGGAACCATCGTGCAGATCCACCGCCAGACGATCGCCCGCGTCGTCGAGCCCACCGTCGTCGGTGACGACGTCGTCCTCGACGAGACCGTCGACAGCGACGCCGGCACCCCGTCCATCACTGGCGAGCCGGAATACGGCCAGCGCGCCGACTTCGAGCCGACGACCGATGACGCTCAGACCGACACAAACACCGAACCCAAAAAGGGCGACGCGTAA
- the secD gene encoding protein translocase subunit SecD, producing the protein MAKSSPTKKAWRSLSWLGLIIVGLIALNGAGVLSGGGSWTPKLALDLEGGTQIILAPKLESGQTVSNEQLNQAVSIIRQRIDSSGVSESEINTQGGQNIVVSIPGTPDDATLNRIESSAKLEFRPVLVASAPSADSVGTDGSTATPGATDAATDAATDAATPAPATTPSVAPTDASDLNNITPALQAQFDSFQCSDIDTSNVAPADEPLITCETDGSVKYILGPVEVSGENISDATNGQVTTQSGATTGEWAVNIVFDSTGTQAFADVTTRLSGLADAQNQFAIVLDGKVISAPRTLAVITDGKPQITGSFDQDTSKALADQLKFGALPISFTVQSQDTISATLGSTQLQSGLIAGLIGLILVVLYSLAQYRLLGLVTVASLAVAAVITYFLITLLSWREGYRLSLAGVAGLIVAIGITADSFIVYFERVRDELRDGRGLVSSVEAGWRRAIRTIIASDTVNFLAAAVLFILAVGNVRGFALTLGLTTLVDLLVVALFTHPVLQLLARTKFFGDGHRFSGLDPRALGAIYRGRAQFQPSAEVASRKSASSSKEAVKRQTIAERKAAELIGSGSSTPTDGKDS; encoded by the coding sequence GTGGCTAAGTCGTCTCCGACCAAGAAGGCCTGGCGCTCGCTGTCCTGGCTTGGCCTGATCATCGTCGGTCTCATCGCTCTGAATGGAGCCGGGGTGTTGAGCGGCGGCGGATCTTGGACGCCGAAGCTCGCCCTGGACCTCGAGGGCGGCACGCAGATCATCCTGGCGCCCAAGCTCGAGTCCGGGCAGACCGTCTCGAACGAGCAGCTCAACCAGGCCGTGTCGATCATCCGGCAGCGCATCGACTCGTCCGGTGTCTCCGAGTCGGAGATCAACACCCAGGGCGGCCAGAACATCGTCGTCTCGATCCCCGGCACGCCTGACGACGCCACCCTGAACCGCATCGAGTCCTCGGCGAAGCTCGAGTTCCGCCCGGTCCTGGTGGCCTCAGCGCCGTCGGCCGACAGCGTCGGAACCGACGGGTCCACTGCCACCCCAGGCGCAACGGATGCGGCCACTGACGCCGCCACCGATGCGGCGACGCCCGCCCCGGCGACGACTCCGTCTGTCGCGCCCACCGACGCGAGCGACCTCAACAACATCACGCCCGCCCTGCAGGCACAGTTCGACAGCTTCCAGTGCAGCGACATCGACACCAGCAACGTGGCGCCGGCCGATGAGCCCCTCATCACCTGCGAGACCGACGGTAGCGTCAAGTACATCCTCGGCCCGGTCGAGGTGAGCGGCGAGAACATCTCCGACGCCACCAACGGGCAGGTCACCACGCAGAGCGGTGCCACCACCGGCGAATGGGCCGTGAACATCGTCTTCGACAGCACCGGAACCCAGGCCTTCGCCGACGTCACCACCCGGCTGAGCGGTCTCGCCGACGCGCAGAACCAGTTCGCCATCGTGCTGGACGGCAAGGTCATCTCGGCTCCCCGCACTCTCGCGGTCATCACGGACGGCAAGCCGCAGATCACCGGGTCGTTCGACCAGGACACCTCCAAGGCCCTCGCCGACCAGCTGAAGTTCGGCGCACTGCCGATCAGCTTCACCGTGCAGAGCCAGGACACCATCTCGGCCACCCTCGGCTCCACCCAGCTGCAGAGCGGGCTCATCGCCGGCCTCATCGGCCTGATCCTGGTGGTGCTGTACTCCCTCGCGCAGTACCGCCTGCTCGGCCTGGTCACCGTCGCCTCCCTGGCCGTGGCCGCCGTGATCACCTACTTCCTGATCACCCTGCTCTCCTGGCGGGAGGGCTACCGATTGTCGCTGGCCGGTGTGGCCGGCCTGATCGTGGCCATCGGCATCACGGCGGACTCGTTCATCGTGTACTTCGAACGCGTGCGTGACGAACTCCGCGACGGACGCGGTCTCGTCTCCTCCGTCGAGGCCGGCTGGCGCCGCGCCATCCGCACAATCATCGCCTCTGACACCGTCAACTTCCTCGCCGCCGCGGTGCTGTTCATCCTCGCCGTCGGCAACGTGCGCGGCTTCGCCCTCACCCTGGGGCTGACCACGCTCGTCGACCTTCTCGTCGTCGCGCTGTTCACCCACCCGGTGCTGCAATTGCTGGCCCGTACCAAGTTCTTCGGTGACGGCCACAGATTCAGCGGTCTCGACCCGCGCGCCCTTGGCGCGATCTACCGCGGACGCGCCCAGTTCCAGCCGTCCGCCGAGGTGGCATCGCGCAAGTCGGCATCCTCCAGCAAGGAGGCCGTGAAGCGCCAGACCATCGCCGAACGCAAGGCTGCTGAGCTCATCGGCTCCGGCTCGAGTACGCCGACCGACGGGAAGGATTCCTAA
- a CDS encoding replication-associated recombination protein A, which produces MSSAQPGLRTGATPLAVRMRPTSLAEVAGQRHLLTPGSPLVSLANDKTGEQGSVSVILWGPPGTGKTTLAQTIAHSSGRRFVELSAVSAGVRDVRQVMEEARTSRDLYGLSTVLFLDEIHRFSKAQQDALLPGVENGIIILVAATTENPSFSVISPLLSRSLLLTLETLSDDDLGIVVDRAVTDPRGLADRFELDPEARGAIIRLASGDARRALTALEAASVSAASTDTAPGEKPLITTEIVSLAVDRALLRYDRNGDEHYDVISAFIKSVRGSDVDASLHYLARMIEAGEDPRFICRRIIVLASEDIGMADPQSLVIAIAAADAVQYIGMPEGRIPLAQAVVHLACAPKSNAAYMALDAAIADVRNGNTGRVPKHLRDAHYPGAKRLGHGKGYKYPHDDALGVLTQDYLPTELRRTQYYQPTEHGNERDVSARLAKLRRIIRGE; this is translated from the coding sequence ATGTCTTCTGCCCAACCTGGCCTCCGCACCGGTGCGACGCCGCTCGCTGTGCGCATGCGCCCCACGAGCCTCGCCGAGGTCGCCGGCCAGCGTCACTTGCTGACCCCCGGGTCGCCCCTGGTCAGCCTTGCCAACGACAAGACGGGGGAGCAGGGCTCGGTTTCGGTGATTCTGTGGGGCCCGCCGGGCACCGGCAAAACCACGCTGGCGCAAACCATCGCGCACAGCTCCGGCCGCCGGTTCGTCGAGCTGTCCGCCGTGTCCGCCGGCGTGCGTGATGTGCGCCAGGTGATGGAGGAGGCCCGCACCAGCCGCGATCTCTACGGGTTGTCGACGGTGTTGTTCCTCGACGAGATCCATCGTTTCAGCAAGGCCCAGCAGGATGCCCTGCTGCCCGGCGTGGAGAACGGCATCATCATCCTCGTCGCCGCGACCACGGAGAACCCCTCCTTCTCGGTCATCTCGCCGCTGCTCTCGCGCTCGCTGCTGCTGACCCTGGAGACTCTCAGCGACGATGACCTGGGTATCGTCGTCGACCGCGCCGTCACCGACCCGCGGGGGCTCGCCGACAGGTTCGAGCTCGACCCGGAGGCACGCGGCGCCATCATCCGCCTCGCCTCCGGGGACGCCAGACGAGCACTCACCGCGCTCGAGGCCGCCTCGGTGTCCGCGGCGAGCACCGACACCGCCCCGGGCGAGAAGCCACTCATCACCACCGAGATCGTGTCACTGGCCGTCGACAGGGCGCTGCTGCGCTACGACCGCAACGGCGACGAGCACTACGACGTGATCAGCGCGTTCATCAAGTCGGTTCGCGGCTCGGATGTCGACGCCTCCCTGCACTATCTGGCCCGCATGATCGAGGCCGGCGAGGACCCGCGGTTCATCTGCCGCCGCATCATCGTGCTCGCCTCTGAGGACATCGGCATGGCCGACCCGCAGTCGCTGGTGATTGCCATCGCCGCCGCCGACGCCGTGCAATACATCGGAATGCCGGAGGGGCGCATCCCACTGGCCCAAGCCGTTGTGCACCTCGCCTGCGCGCCCAAGTCCAACGCCGCCTACATGGCGCTGGACGCCGCAATCGCCGACGTGCGGAACGGCAACACCGGCCGCGTGCCGAAACACCTGCGCGACGCCCACTACCCGGGAGCGAAACGGTTGGGCCACGGCAAGGGCTACAAATATCCGCACGACGACGCCCTGGGCGTGCTCACGCAGGACTACCTGCCCACCGAGCTTCGGCGCACGCAGTACTACCAGCCGACCGAGCACGGCAACGAACGCGACGTCTCCGCCCGCCTGGCGAAGCTGCGCAGGATCATCCGCGGCGAGTGA
- a CDS encoding peptidylprolyl isomerase produces MAPSYKQDREAREARGRVRAYQARKAVNERQRSRRVRDNVLAGSILTLVLVVLVGFQLFYFSGGPGTPEPTASATATPTASATATPGANSGDVPSSDLAEGRTWTGTLTLNDIPLGVELDGALAPQAVSSTISLTESGFYDGLSCHRLTTGDGFSVLQCGDPNGDGTGGPGYFYGPVENAPADNVYPAGTIAMARSTDGYSMGSQFFIVYGDTTIPANEAGGYTVIGKVTSGLDQVVSQITAAGVADGSTDGAPVVPTTITAFSVQ; encoded by the coding sequence GTGGCACCGAGTTATAAGCAGGATCGCGAAGCCCGCGAGGCACGTGGCCGCGTTCGCGCCTACCAGGCCCGCAAGGCCGTGAACGAGCGTCAGCGCTCGCGTCGTGTGCGCGATAACGTTCTGGCCGGCAGCATCCTCACGCTGGTGCTCGTGGTCCTGGTCGGTTTCCAGCTGTTCTATTTCAGCGGAGGTCCGGGCACGCCGGAGCCCACGGCATCCGCGACGGCGACGCCGACGGCATCCGCGACCGCGACCCCCGGAGCCAACTCGGGTGACGTCCCCTCCAGCGACCTGGCCGAGGGGCGCACCTGGACGGGCACCCTGACCCTCAACGACATCCCTCTCGGTGTCGAACTCGACGGCGCCCTCGCGCCGCAGGCGGTCTCGTCCACGATCAGCCTCACGGAGTCAGGCTTCTACGACGGCCTCAGCTGCCACCGTCTCACCACCGGCGACGGTTTCTCGGTGCTCCAGTGCGGTGACCCGAACGGCGACGGCACGGGCGGGCCCGGGTACTTCTATGGGCCGGTCGAGAACGCCCCCGCTGACAACGTCTACCCGGCCGGCACCATCGCCATGGCCAGGTCCACCGACGGCTACAGCATGGGCAGCCAGTTCTTCATCGTCTACGGCGACACCACGATCCCCGCCAATGAAGCCGGCGGATACACCGTCATCGGCAAGGTCACAAGCGGGCTCGACCAGGTCGTCAGCCAGATCACGGCCGCCGGGGTGGCCGACGGCTCCACCGACGGGGCTCCGGTCGTGCCGACCACCATCACGGCGTTCTCGGTGCAGTAG
- a CDS encoding DUF349 domain-containing protein → MTTTDQQPWGRVDESGTVYVREAVGERAVGQYPDATPEEALAYFQRKYVELNGQVTLLEQRAKGGAPAADIAKSVANLSKSVATANAVGNLAALAERLGALGGTVTELTEQQSVEAKAAGAAAVAERAAIVEEAERLAAEDPAKTQWKQTSAALDALFAKWQAHQHDAPRIPKGEANELWKRFRAARTTIEQNRKAFFAELDSAHKDVRNRKQQLIEKAEALAPQGADGIPAYRNLLEDWKAAGRSGKKQDDAMWAKFKAAGDVLYSVKSEIDAQDNEEFAGNLVVKLELLTEAETLLTETDRVKAREVLSSVQRRWDAAGKVPRDQVKPVEERMRKVEAAVRKLDDDHWKRNNPETKARAEGLAGQLHDAIAKLEAELAAAQETKDARKIKDATEALETRKAWLKAIGQ, encoded by the coding sequence TTGACTACGACAGATCAGCAACCATGGGGTCGCGTAGACGAATCCGGCACTGTCTACGTGCGCGAAGCCGTCGGGGAACGCGCCGTCGGCCAGTATCCCGATGCGACTCCGGAAGAGGCACTCGCCTACTTCCAGCGTAAGTACGTCGAGTTGAACGGGCAGGTCACCCTGCTCGAACAGCGCGCCAAGGGTGGTGCGCCCGCCGCGGACATCGCCAAGTCGGTCGCGAACCTCTCGAAGTCGGTCGCAACGGCCAATGCCGTCGGCAACCTCGCCGCCCTCGCCGAGCGCCTCGGCGCCCTCGGCGGCACTGTTACCGAGCTCACCGAGCAGCAGAGCGTTGAGGCCAAGGCCGCCGGCGCCGCGGCCGTCGCCGAGCGGGCCGCCATCGTCGAGGAGGCCGAACGCCTCGCCGCCGAAGACCCGGCCAAGACGCAGTGGAAGCAGACCAGCGCTGCCCTCGACGCGCTCTTCGCCAAGTGGCAGGCGCACCAGCACGACGCTCCGCGGATCCCGAAGGGCGAGGCCAACGAGCTCTGGAAGCGATTCCGTGCGGCTCGCACCACGATCGAGCAGAACCGCAAGGCGTTCTTCGCCGAGCTCGACAGCGCCCACAAGGATGTCCGCAACCGCAAGCAGCAGCTGATCGAGAAGGCAGAGGCGCTGGCGCCGCAGGGTGCCGACGGTATCCCCGCCTACCGCAACCTGCTGGAAGACTGGAAGGCCGCCGGCCGCTCGGGCAAGAAGCAGGACGACGCCATGTGGGCCAAGTTCAAGGCCGCCGGAGACGTGCTGTACTCTGTGAAGTCCGAGATCGACGCCCAGGACAACGAAGAGTTCGCCGGCAACCTCGTGGTTAAGCTCGAGCTGCTCACCGAGGCCGAGACCCTCCTCACCGAGACCGACAGGGTCAAGGCCCGCGAGGTGCTCAGCTCCGTGCAGCGCCGCTGGGATGCCGCAGGCAAGGTCCCCCGCGACCAGGTCAAGCCCGTCGAAGAGCGCATGCGCAAGGTTGAAGCCGCCGTGCGCAAGCTCGACGACGACCACTGGAAGCGCAACAACCCCGAGACCAAGGCTCGCGCCGAGGGCCTCGCCGGCCAGCTGCACGACGCGATCGCCAAGCTGGAGGCCGAACTGGCCGCAGCGCAGGAGACCAAGGACGCCCGCAAGATCAAGGACGCCACTGAGGCGCTGGAGACTCGCAAGGCGTGGCTCAAGGCCATCGGCCAGTAA
- the secF gene encoding protein translocase subunit SecF has product MASFNQFGNDLHTGKLSYNIVGRRKIWYSVAAVMILIAILGPVLRGGFTFGIEFTGGSEFVLSDITTQDQGPAATAVTDVVPEAVPKISAVGSDGIRVQTDQLTDTESREVRAALASAYSVDPAQVTSSFIGPSWGQDITGSAIRALLTFLVLAGAVMALYFRTWKMAAAAMVALLHDLVITAGFYGITGFEITPAAVIGFLTILGYSLYDTVVVFDKIRENTRIDGPESRRTFAESVNLAVNQTLVRSINTSIVAVLPVASILVIGAFVLGAGTLRDISLALLIGMLVGTYSTIFIAAPLYAQLRENEPAIRKRDKKALALKAKASGTGAAATSVGTAADVSA; this is encoded by the coding sequence ATGGCCAGCTTCAACCAGTTCGGCAACGACCTGCACACGGGCAAGCTCTCCTACAACATCGTCGGACGACGCAAGATCTGGTATTCCGTGGCCGCGGTCATGATCCTGATCGCGATCCTCGGCCCGGTGCTGCGAGGCGGTTTCACGTTCGGCATCGAGTTCACCGGCGGTTCCGAGTTCGTGCTGTCCGACATCACCACCCAGGATCAGGGCCCGGCAGCGACCGCCGTCACCGACGTCGTCCCCGAAGCCGTTCCGAAGATCTCCGCGGTCGGCAGTGACGGCATCCGAGTGCAGACCGACCAGCTCACCGACACCGAAAGCCGCGAGGTGCGTGCGGCACTCGCCTCGGCCTACAGCGTCGATCCCGCACAGGTGACGTCCTCGTTCATCGGCCCGTCCTGGGGGCAGGACATCACCGGTTCCGCTATCCGCGCCCTGCTCACCTTCCTGGTGCTCGCCGGCGCGGTGATGGCGCTGTACTTCCGCACCTGGAAGATGGCCGCCGCCGCCATGGTGGCCCTGCTGCACGACCTCGTGATCACGGCAGGCTTCTACGGCATCACGGGCTTCGAGATCACCCCGGCTGCCGTGATCGGATTCCTCACGATCCTCGGCTACTCGCTCTACGACACCGTGGTGGTGTTCGACAAGATCCGGGAGAACACACGGATCGACGGCCCAGAGTCCAGGCGGACGTTCGCCGAATCCGTGAACCTTGCGGTGAACCAGACCCTGGTGCGCTCCATCAACACCTCGATCGTGGCGGTTCTGCCCGTGGCCTCGATCCTCGTCATCGGCGCGTTCGTGCTGGGAGCGGGGACCCTCCGCGACATCTCGCTCGCACTTCTCATCGGCATGCTGGTGGGCACATACTCGACGATCTTCATCGCGGCGCCCCTGTACGCCCAGCTGCGCGAGAACGAGCCTGCCATCCGCAAGCGTGACAAGAAGGCCCTGGCACTCAAGGCCAAGGCCTCCGGTACCGGTGCTGCCGCAACGTCGGTCGGCACCGCAGCGGACGTCTCCGCGTGA